In a genomic window of Cynocephalus volans isolate mCynVol1 chromosome 1, mCynVol1.pri, whole genome shotgun sequence:
- the LOC134364133 gene encoding C1GALT1-specific chaperone 1-like encodes MLSESSSFLKGVMLGSISCALITMLGHVRMGHGDRMHHHEHHHLQAPNKEDILKISEDERVEHSKNFRVYCIILVKPKDVSLWAAVKETWTKHCDKAEFFSSENVKVFESVNMETNDMWLMMRKSYKYAFDKYRDQYNWFFLARPTTFAILENLKYFLLKKDPSQPFYLGHTIKSGDLEYVNVEGGIVLSIESMKRLDSLLNIPEKCPEQGGMIWKISEDKQLAVCLKYAGVFAENAEDADGKDVFNTKSVGLFIKEAMTNHPNEVVEGCCSDMAVTFNGLTPNQMHVMMYGVYRLRAFGHIFNDAFVFLPPNGSDND; translated from the coding sequence ATGCTTTCTGAAAGCAGCTCCTTTTTGAAGGGTGTGATGCTTGGAAGCATTTCCTGTGCTTTGATCACTATGCTAGGACACGTTAGGATGGGTCATGGAGATAGAATGCACCACCATGAGCATCATCACCTCCAAGCTCCTAACAAAGAAGATATCTTGAAAATTTCAGAGGATGAACGCGTGGAGCACAGTAAGAATTTTCGAGTATACTGCATCATCCTTGTAAAACCCAAAGATGTGAGTCTTTGGGCTGCAGTGAAGGAGACTTGGACCAAACACTGTGACAAAGCAGAGTTCTTCAGTTCTGAAAACGTGAAAGTGTTTGAGTCAGTTAATATGGAAACAAATGACATGTGGTTAATGATGAGAAAATCTTATAAATATGCCTTTGATAAGTATAGAGACCAGTACAACTGGTTCTTCCTCGCACGCCCCACTACGTTTGCTATTCttgaaaacctaaaatattttttattaaaaaaagaccCATCACAGCCTTTCTATCTAGGTCACACTATAAAATCTGGAGACCTTGAATATGTGAATGTGGAAGGAGGAATTGTCTTAAGTATAGAATCAATGAAAAGACTTGACAGCCTTCTCAATATCCCTGAAAAGTGTCCTGAACAAGGAGGGATGATTTGGAAGATATCTGAAGATAAGCAGCTAGCGGTCTGCCTGAAATATGCTGGAGTGTTTGCAGAAAATGCAGAAGATGCTGATGGAAAAGATGTGTTTAATACCAAATCTGTTGGGCTTTTTATTAAAGAGGCAATGACTAATCACCCCAACGAGGTAGTAGAGGGATGTTGTTCAGATATGGCGGTTACTTTTAATGGACTGACTCCTAATCAGATGCATGTGATGATGTACGGGGTATACCGTCTCAGGGCCTTTGGGCATATTTTCAATGATGCATTTGTTTTCTTACCTCCAAATGGTTCTGACAATGACTGA